In Marinomonas posidonica IVIA-Po-181, a single window of DNA contains:
- a CDS encoding EAL domain-containing protein: MDSPSHFDSTMLMPIPKEVCKVLSVEDDADYQMALMNSLSTLQYDGKRVEFLKASSASEAAVVIAKNPDIALIFLDLSMETDQAGLGLVGTIREVIGNDLVRIVLLTGHPGMKPTDNLIGQYDIEDCWCKSDLTQVHLQTIVVSTIRTWEHLLVMQEARHSMRLLLFSCQRLSSKKDMLEYARAILEEISRLLKIVQGGMACFVNSEHEKIEDALIVAANGEYSSYVHQLASTAIKDETLIEAACQTSLTKKHAFLDGFSVLYFSNKEFEGRDYIVIVKFNRNLTINEVNLLQVLCENISVGFRNVALNSKLSELAYIEPISGIHNKSWLVREIRHMFAWEREKAKLLMLHVEDLAYTESVLGTKYCDQLTLSLYEYLCDFFDNSVDVALFERDTIVMVIYDSKDYHEANLEQVIHPSVTVEDAIHSLDLTISLVNFADFPNYEAEQLVSVGKSTLERAKYEGVSFLAFSEELASAMFGRYELLKELREVILQDDIDVYFQPKVALLDQTLIGFEALARWKNKSGNFVSPEQFIALAESCGLVDKLDRQILRKTCKAINELKSIGISVPISVNVAGNEISRPNYFEQFSAILREENIDNNLIELEITESQFIKEKTTINRHLDTLKEIGVRVNIDDFGTGYSSLTYLSTLSVSTIKIDHSFVWRMEDSEKDWKILKMIIELGHSLGLDVIAEGIETEQQKAHLLTLGCEHGQGYLFAKPMPLSEVMVWVKP; encoded by the coding sequence ATGGATTCCCCCTCTCATTTTGACTCGACAATGTTAATGCCCATTCCCAAAGAAGTTTGCAAAGTGTTATCCGTCGAAGATGATGCGGATTATCAAATGGCGTTAATGAACAGCCTAAGTACCCTCCAATATGATGGTAAAAGGGTTGAATTTTTGAAGGCGTCGTCGGCTAGCGAGGCGGCGGTAGTTATTGCGAAAAATCCGGATATTGCGTTGATTTTCCTGGATCTTTCGATGGAAACAGATCAAGCCGGTCTGGGGTTAGTCGGCACGATCCGGGAAGTGATTGGTAATGACCTGGTGCGCATTGTGTTGTTAACGGGCCACCCCGGCATGAAGCCAACCGATAATCTAATCGGTCAATACGACATAGAGGATTGCTGGTGTAAGTCTGACCTCACTCAGGTGCACTTGCAGACCATCGTTGTGAGTACTATCCGTACTTGGGAGCATTTGTTAGTCATGCAAGAAGCCCGTCACAGTATGCGGCTTTTGCTGTTTTCGTGTCAGCGCTTGTCTTCAAAAAAAGACATGTTGGAGTATGCCCGCGCCATATTAGAAGAAATCAGCCGTCTGCTAAAAATTGTTCAGGGTGGTATGGCTTGCTTTGTTAACTCTGAACACGAAAAAATTGAAGATGCGCTTATTGTGGCTGCGAACGGAGAGTATTCGTCCTATGTTCATCAATTGGCATCGACAGCCATTAAAGATGAGACCTTAATCGAAGCGGCATGTCAAACGAGCTTGACTAAGAAACACGCTTTCTTAGACGGCTTTTCAGTGCTGTATTTTTCAAACAAAGAGTTTGAAGGCCGGGATTACATAGTCATCGTCAAATTTAACCGAAATTTAACCATCAATGAGGTTAATTTGTTGCAAGTGTTGTGCGAAAACATCAGCGTCGGTTTTCGCAATGTTGCATTAAACAGCAAGTTGTCTGAGTTGGCTTACATTGAACCCATCTCGGGGATACACAATAAGAGCTGGTTAGTGCGTGAAATTCGGCACATGTTTGCTTGGGAGCGAGAAAAGGCCAAGCTGTTAATGCTGCATGTGGAGGATTTGGCTTACACCGAGTCGGTGTTGGGCACAAAATATTGTGATCAACTGACCTTATCTTTGTACGAATATTTATGTGACTTCTTTGATAACTCGGTGGATGTGGCGTTATTTGAGCGGGATACGATTGTGATGGTGATTTATGACAGTAAAGACTATCACGAGGCCAATTTAGAGCAGGTGATTCACCCCAGTGTGACGGTGGAAGACGCCATTCATTCTTTAGATTTAACCATTAGTTTGGTGAATTTTGCCGATTTCCCGAATTACGAAGCTGAACAGTTAGTGAGTGTCGGTAAAAGTACCCTGGAACGTGCGAAGTATGAAGGGGTGTCTTTCTTAGCTTTCTCGGAAGAGTTGGCATCTGCCATGTTTGGTCGATATGAGCTCCTGAAAGAGCTTCGAGAGGTTATTTTACAGGATGACATTGATGTCTATTTTCAGCCAAAGGTAGCTTTGCTTGATCAGACCTTGATTGGTTTTGAGGCCTTGGCTCGCTGGAAAAATAAAAGTGGTAATTTTGTCTCACCAGAGCAGTTCATTGCCTTGGCGGAAAGCTGTGGTTTAGTCGACAAATTGGATCGACAAATTTTGCGTAAAACTTGTAAAGCCATTAATGAACTGAAAAGCATTGGTATAAGTGTGCCGATCTCGGTAAACGTAGCGGGGAATGAAATTTCCCGTCCGAATTATTTTGAACAATTTTCCGCTATTTTACGCGAAGAAAATATTGATAATAATTTAATTGAATTGGAAATTACGGAATCTCAATTTATTAAAGAAAAAACCACCATTAATCGTCACCTTGATACCTTGAAAGAGATTGGGGTGAGGGTGAATATCGATGATTTTGGCACGGGATATTCGTCATTGACTTATTTGTCGACCTTATCTGTCTCTACCATCAAGATTGACCACAGTTTTGTTTGGCGAATGGAGGACTCAGAAAAAGACTGGAAAATATTAAAAATGATTATCGAACTGGGTCACTCTCTAGGCTTGGATGTGATTGCCGAAGGCATTGAGACAGAACAACAGAAAGCGCACTTGTTGACGTTGGGCTGTGAACATGGGCAAGGATACTTGTTTGCTAAGCCTATGCCTTTGTCTGAGGTGATGGTTTGGGTGAAACCATGA
- the gmk gene encoding guanylate kinase — translation MGEHKGNLFILSAPSGAGKSSLYKALLKQDDKVRISISHTTRAAREGEEHGREYYFTDVEAFLDMIAEDAFFEHAQVFDNYYGTSKASIFDRLEQGLDVILEIDWQGARQVRHLYPNAIGIFILPPSLAALEERLKGRATDSEDVIQRRMAKAVDEMSHYHEYDFVIVNDDFDSALTEMAAIFAAMRAKTPKIQEKYGNLINDLLSL, via the coding sequence ATGGGCGAACACAAAGGCAACTTATTTATCTTATCGGCTCCGTCAGGAGCAGGTAAATCATCCTTATATAAAGCCTTGTTAAAACAAGACGATAAGGTTCGAATCTCGATTTCCCATACGACTCGTGCAGCACGAGAAGGTGAAGAGCATGGGCGAGAGTACTACTTCACCGATGTTGAGGCCTTTTTAGACATGATCGCTGAAGACGCTTTTTTTGAGCACGCACAAGTCTTCGATAATTATTACGGTACATCGAAAGCGTCGATTTTCGATAGGCTGGAACAGGGTCTAGACGTCATTCTAGAAATCGATTGGCAAGGCGCTCGACAAGTTCGCCACTTGTACCCAAATGCCATTGGTATCTTTATTTTGCCGCCATCTCTCGCAGCACTTGAAGAACGTTTAAAAGGTCGTGCAACGGACTCAGAAGACGTTATTCAACGCCGTATGGCAAAAGCCGTTGATGAAATGTCTCACTATCATGAATATGACTTTGTCATCGTCAATGATGATTTTGACAGCGCCTTAACTGAAATGGCGGCCATTTTTGCCGCCATGCGTGCTAAAACCCCGAAAATACAAGAAAAATATGGCAATCTCATCAATGATCTCTTGTCTTTATGA
- a CDS encoding RidA family protein, with protein MSKHVIHTENAPAAIGPYSQAVRAGNTVYLSGQIPLVPETMEVISEDIVEQTTQVFKNLSAVCEAAGGSLEKVVKFNIFMTDLNNFATVNDVMTQFVKEPYPARAAMGVRALPKGVQVEIEGIMVLED; from the coding sequence ATGTCAAAACACGTTATTCACACTGAAAACGCCCCGGCCGCTATTGGCCCATACTCGCAAGCCGTTCGTGCTGGCAACACAGTTTACCTATCAGGTCAGATTCCTTTGGTTCCAGAAACCATGGAAGTCATCAGTGAAGACATCGTTGAGCAAACCACTCAGGTTTTCAAAAACCTAAGTGCGGTATGCGAAGCGGCTGGCGGCTCTTTGGAAAAGGTTGTGAAGTTCAACATCTTCATGACCGACTTGAACAACTTTGCAACCGTCAACGACGTTATGACGCAATTTGTTAAAGAACCTTACCCGGCTCGCGCAGCCATGGGGGTTCGCGCTCTACCAAAAGGCGTGCAAGTGGAAATTGAAGGCATCATGGTGCTGGAAGACTAA
- the rpoZ gene encoding DNA-directed RNA polymerase subunit omega, which translates to MARVTVEDCLENVDNRFELVMVASKRARQLATGGEDAQVALEGDKFTVVALREIAEDLINAKNVDLQQRPVHEF; encoded by the coding sequence ATGGCTCGAGTTACCGTAGAAGATTGCTTAGAAAATGTTGATAACCGCTTTGAACTAGTCATGGTGGCATCGAAACGTGCCCGCCAACTAGCAACAGGTGGCGAAGACGCTCAAGTCGCTTTAGAAGGCGATAAGTTTACGGTTGTTGCTTTGCGTGAAATCGCTGAAGATCTAATCAACGCCAAAAATGTAGACTTGCAACAACGTCCAGTTCACGAGTTTTAA
- a CDS encoding NAD-dependent epimerase/dehydratase family protein, whose amino-acid sequence MAKVLIAGCGDLGTGLAKDLVSQGHQVTGIRRSGTEFPEGVEGITGDLRELSDDVLPDVALIFLIMTPNERSEAGYRQAYYETAQVLVRRYQHSISPVKLVFVSSTSVYGQNQGEWIDEQSPAQPNSVTAKVLIETETLLQQTFTCVSARCSGIYGPSRFALMKKVMKEQAWGANSWTNRVHRDDVVAALLLLAELILTDQDMPAHVIVTDQTPVSMWEVKLWLATSLKVAIKANLQEGLAPQSGKRILADYLRNQGWQLAYPSYVAGYRKLLIDFQQSLEG is encoded by the coding sequence ATGGCAAAAGTACTGATTGCAGGTTGCGGTGATCTTGGAACGGGTCTGGCCAAGGATTTAGTGTCACAGGGTCATCAAGTAACGGGCATCCGTCGAAGTGGTACTGAGTTTCCTGAAGGCGTTGAAGGCATTACGGGAGACTTGCGAGAATTGTCTGATGATGTTTTGCCAGACGTGGCGCTGATATTCTTAATCATGACGCCAAATGAGCGAAGTGAAGCGGGCTATCGGCAAGCGTATTATGAAACCGCACAAGTGTTAGTGCGTCGCTATCAACATTCGATAAGTCCAGTAAAGCTTGTGTTTGTTTCCAGCACCAGTGTTTACGGTCAAAACCAGGGTGAATGGATTGATGAACAAAGTCCCGCTCAGCCAAATTCAGTCACTGCCAAGGTATTAATAGAAACGGAAACCTTGTTACAGCAGACATTCACCTGCGTATCAGCAAGATGCTCTGGTATTTATGGGCCTAGTCGTTTTGCGTTAATGAAGAAGGTGATGAAGGAGCAAGCATGGGGGGCTAACAGTTGGACGAATCGCGTGCATCGTGATGATGTGGTCGCGGCCTTATTGCTGCTGGCAGAGCTGATACTCACAGACCAAGATATGCCTGCTCATGTGATTGTGACGGATCAAACGCCCGTGTCTATGTGGGAAGTAAAGCTTTGGCTTGCGACTAGCCTTAAAGTAGCGATCAAAGCTAACCTACAAGAAGGCTTAGCGCCACAGTCAGGTAAACGCATTCTGGCGGACTATTTACGTAATCAAGGCTGGCAACTTGCTTACCCAAGTTATGTTGCTGGTTATCGCAAACTACTGATCGATTTTCAACAGAGTCTTGAGGGATAG
- a CDS encoding RelA/SpoT family protein: MNTIEGLAQGLSQYLPYEQVAKVKRAYYYAEQAHDGQKRKSGEPYVTHPLAVAKILSELRMDCDGLSAALLHDVIEDTGISREALAAQFGEEVASLVDGVSKLTHLEFNNQLEKQAHNFQKMAMAMADDIRVILVKLADRLHNMRTLDAMPAHKKRRIAKETLDIYAPIANRLGMYNVRVDLESLAFQAYYPMRAQMLQRAIHKKYGQQRIKDTQKLEDTIRSELAADYIEAKISVREKHIYSIYQKMDKKRRSLDEIMDVMGVRIVTDRHDSCYRILGVIHALFKPIEGRFKDYIAVPKSNGYQSLHTTVLGTNGIPMEIQIRTEEMDLVANNGIAAHWAYKVNGTSSAPSNHDRATKWVKSLLEIQQKTRNPVEFVDNVKSDLFPDEVYVFTPNGQIIELPSGATPVDFAYGVHTEIGNSCISCRINRRLAPLSTQLESGQTVEIITAKNAQPNVAWLSFAITGKARTNIRHYLKDKQRENAISIGHRLLTRSLNAFQSNIEELTQEQIGLVLQNHQLDSLDDLLESIGKGRHVGYLVARELFPNIDEESLITPKSFKVNGSEGMLISYAKCCAPIPGDPIVGYVQVDKGIVIHHLNCPNVQDHLSSPERFIHMSWGKEIEEELHISLIVTYINERGAVAKIASSISDTDFQVSNLDIIERGRVSRLRLNITISSRVGLADVMRRIKAVRCVEKVSRETIVGR, from the coding sequence ATGAATACCATTGAAGGATTAGCACAAGGGTTAAGCCAATACTTACCCTACGAGCAAGTTGCCAAAGTTAAGCGAGCGTATTATTACGCTGAGCAAGCCCACGATGGGCAAAAGCGAAAAAGTGGCGAGCCTTATGTCACACATCCGCTTGCCGTAGCCAAAATTTTGTCCGAACTGCGGATGGATTGTGATGGTTTATCAGCGGCACTTTTGCACGATGTGATTGAAGACACAGGCATTAGCCGAGAAGCACTGGCTGCGCAATTTGGCGAAGAAGTTGCTAGCTTGGTGGATGGCGTGAGCAAATTGACTCACCTTGAGTTCAACAACCAGCTCGAAAAACAAGCTCACAACTTTCAAAAAATGGCCATGGCCATGGCAGATGACATTCGTGTCATTTTGGTCAAACTGGCCGACCGCTTGCACAACATGCGCACTCTTGATGCCATGCCAGCCCATAAGAAACGTCGCATTGCGAAAGAAACCTTAGACATTTATGCGCCCATCGCAAACCGACTGGGCATGTATAATGTCAGAGTCGATCTTGAATCCTTAGCGTTTCAGGCGTATTACCCAATGCGGGCGCAAATGCTGCAACGTGCTATCCACAAAAAGTACGGCCAACAGCGCATTAAAGACACGCAAAAACTGGAAGACACCATTCGGTCTGAATTGGCAGCAGACTACATTGAAGCCAAAATCAGCGTGCGTGAGAAACACATTTACAGCATTTATCAGAAAATGGATAAAAAACGTCGTTCCCTCGACGAGATTATGGACGTCATGGGCGTACGCATCGTCACTGATCGTCATGACAGCTGTTATCGCATTTTAGGCGTCATTCACGCGTTATTTAAGCCAATCGAAGGTCGCTTTAAAGACTACATTGCCGTCCCTAAATCCAATGGCTATCAATCCTTGCATACCACAGTACTAGGCACCAATGGCATTCCAATGGAAATCCAAATCCGTACCGAAGAAATGGATTTGGTTGCCAACAATGGTATTGCCGCCCATTGGGCTTATAAGGTCAATGGCACTTCTTCAGCGCCAAGCAATCATGATAGAGCGACAAAGTGGGTAAAAAGTCTGCTGGAAATCCAACAAAAAACGCGCAACCCAGTCGAGTTCGTTGATAATGTTAAGAGCGATCTTTTCCCAGACGAAGTGTATGTCTTCACGCCAAACGGTCAAATCATTGAGTTGCCTTCTGGCGCTACTCCGGTTGACTTTGCTTATGGCGTACACACAGAAATTGGTAATTCTTGTATTTCATGTCGCATTAACCGCCGTTTGGCACCACTTAGTACTCAGCTGGAAAGTGGTCAGACGGTGGAAATCATCACAGCGAAAAACGCCCAGCCGAATGTGGCCTGGCTGAGCTTTGCGATTACAGGTAAAGCACGAACCAATATCCGCCATTACTTGAAAGACAAACAAAGAGAAAATGCCATCTCGATTGGCCATCGTTTATTGACTCGCTCTTTGAACGCCTTCCAGAGCAATATTGAAGAACTGACCCAAGAGCAAATTGGACTCGTGCTTCAAAATCATCAGCTCGACAGCCTGGATGATTTACTAGAATCCATCGGTAAAGGTCGACACGTAGGTTACCTAGTGGCTCGTGAGCTCTTCCCGAACATTGATGAAGAGTCTCTAATTACGCCGAAATCCTTCAAGGTCAATGGCTCTGAAGGCATGCTAATTTCCTATGCAAAATGTTGTGCGCCCATACCGGGTGATCCTATTGTGGGTTATGTTCAAGTAGATAAAGGCATTGTCATTCACCATCTTAATTGCCCCAATGTACAAGATCATTTATCCAGCCCTGAACGCTTTATTCATATGTCTTGGGGTAAAGAGATCGAAGAAGAGCTGCACATCAGCTTGATTGTTACCTACATCAATGAACGCGGCGCCGTTGCTAAGATCGCCAGTTCCATCAGCGATACCGACTTCCAAGTGTCAAATTTAGACATCATTGAACGAGGTCGAGTCAGCCGATTACGCCTTAACATCACCATTTCAAGTCGTGTTGGTTTAGCGGATGTGATGCGTCGAATCAAAGCCGTTCGCTGTGTTGAAAAAGTGTCACGAGAGACCATCGTTGGGCGTTAA
- a CDS encoding sensor histidine kinase has protein sequence MTEKPPSIRQKWLTETQQLMAALVLLLLVVVSISVISYRFFWQQKESQLVWSETELLTRSSSAFSREVGHIKKSTLLLRNSVIARLKLQSELSNEYDWKAAIANEFRLFAATSELISQVRWMSADGMEQVRVNSQEGIVSRVSEAQLQNKQGRPYIKQAPIKPDDVYVSPLDLNVDNGEVVRPFQPTVRGVVRISGRDSGLLVVNYNLANMFDRLKQLNSDLVHLEVLDKQGGWLMSDDQSLEWGHVLRPTEQGVRMSSRFPDVWRSIKSEAVDLKRYWGQGRLWSFMRFYLDEEDSLQPRDVPFIYLVAHSEPTMFARWHFMLKSGVVLLASIVYFLLAWWGWRHLQAQFTSKRLLKQLKREKRQTEQANQKLHDMNKRLVELQDELVETSKLSSLGMMVSGLAHEIHTPLGGVKLALSSSRQLIDQAQMTADNVERMEVSLSIAEKNLQRALEAVSNFKRIASDRAVQDVQPFFFNDVLDDLLFTYRPRLTKRPKVAVMSECPERIEMQGYPGVMSQIVQNLIDNALEYAFHEKEAGQIRITAHRVGTDLELVVQDDGFGIATEILGTVFDPFKTTGRDRQHNGLGLYLVHQWVYKLMAGRLNLESELGVGTRFQIIIPLQIEK, from the coding sequence ATGACAGAAAAACCACCGTCAATTCGGCAAAAATGGCTGACGGAAACGCAGCAATTAATGGCGGCTTTAGTATTGTTATTGCTGGTGGTGGTTTCTATTAGTGTGATCAGCTATCGATTTTTTTGGCAACAAAAAGAAAGCCAATTGGTCTGGAGCGAAACAGAGTTGTTGACCAGAAGCAGCAGTGCTTTTAGTCGTGAAGTGGGGCACATCAAAAAGAGCACACTGTTGCTTCGTAATAGTGTTATTGCTCGCCTGAAGCTACAAAGTGAACTCTCAAACGAATACGATTGGAAGGCCGCAATCGCTAATGAATTTCGGTTATTTGCCGCGACCTCTGAATTAATCTCTCAGGTTCGTTGGATGTCCGCAGATGGTATGGAACAGGTCAGGGTAAATTCACAAGAAGGCATCGTGTCCCGTGTGTCAGAGGCTCAACTGCAGAATAAACAAGGCCGACCTTACATCAAACAAGCGCCAATTAAACCAGATGACGTTTATGTTTCCCCACTGGACCTCAATGTTGATAACGGAGAAGTGGTTCGGCCTTTTCAGCCGACCGTACGTGGTGTGGTGCGTATCTCTGGTCGTGATTCGGGGTTGCTTGTGGTGAATTATAATTTGGCTAATATGTTTGATCGGCTCAAACAGTTGAATAGCGACTTAGTGCATTTAGAAGTGCTTGATAAACAAGGCGGTTGGCTCATGTCGGATGATCAATCATTAGAGTGGGGACATGTGTTACGGCCGACCGAGCAAGGCGTTCGGATGTCAAGTCGGTTTCCTGATGTGTGGCGCAGCATCAAGTCGGAAGCCGTTGATTTAAAACGCTATTGGGGGCAAGGGCGTTTATGGAGCTTTATGCGTTTTTATTTAGATGAAGAGGACAGTTTACAGCCAAGAGATGTGCCTTTCATTTACCTTGTTGCCCATTCCGAGCCGACAATGTTTGCGCGTTGGCATTTCATGTTGAAGAGTGGTGTTGTGTTGTTAGCTAGCATCGTTTATTTCTTGTTAGCTTGGTGGGGCTGGCGCCATTTGCAAGCACAATTTACCAGTAAGCGACTGTTAAAACAGCTCAAGCGCGAAAAGCGTCAAACGGAACAAGCCAACCAAAAACTGCACGACATGAATAAAAGGCTAGTGGAGTTGCAGGATGAATTGGTTGAAACCAGTAAATTATCCTCGTTGGGTATGATGGTGTCAGGGTTAGCCCATGAAATTCATACGCCGCTAGGTGGCGTAAAGTTGGCACTCTCGTCGAGTCGACAACTAATCGATCAAGCACAAATGACGGCTGACAATGTCGAGAGAATGGAAGTCTCATTAAGCATTGCCGAGAAAAATCTGCAGCGGGCGTTAGAGGCGGTATCAAACTTTAAACGAATTGCGTCGGACCGTGCTGTTCAAGATGTTCAGCCTTTTTTCTTCAATGATGTACTGGATGATTTACTGTTTACGTATCGGCCACGTCTGACAAAGCGTCCGAAAGTGGCTGTTATGTCAGAATGCCCTGAGCGTATCGAAATGCAGGGATATCCAGGAGTGATGTCGCAAATTGTTCAAAATCTTATCGATAATGCGTTGGAATATGCGTTTCATGAAAAGGAAGCCGGTCAGATTCGCATTACCGCCCATCGAGTTGGAACAGACTTAGAGCTGGTGGTGCAAGATGATGGCTTTGGTATCGCCACCGAGATCTTAGGTACGGTGTTTGATCCTTTTAAAACCACTGGGCGAGACCGACAACACAATGGACTCGGCTTATATCTGGTGCATCAATGGGTTTATAAACTGATGGCGGGACGACTAAACCTAGAGTCTGAATTGGGTGTGGGAACCCGTTTTCAGATTATTATCCCTTTGCAGATCGAAAAATAA
- a CDS encoding hydrogen peroxide-inducible genes activator, translated as MTLTELKYIVMLAEEKHFGRAADRCYVSQPTLSVAVKKLEEELGTAIFERSKSSVYITPVGEQIITQAKRVLDQANMIKELANAGKNQLTGPLKVGAIYTIAPYLFPVMIPSLRHITSGMPLIIEEDLTENLRPKLRNGELDAIIVALPFQEPDVVTQPIYEEEFVVLMPKNHSWTQLDSINTDQLSSDNLLLLGKGHCFSEQVLEACPLLTDNDVNNGRTVVNGSSLETIRYMVSSGLGVTVLPKSAVTNIDHTMLAVRPFADPVPKRTVALAWRASFPRPKAIESVSQSIRDACKQLDL; from the coding sequence ATGACATTAACGGAATTAAAATACATTGTAATGTTGGCTGAAGAAAAGCACTTCGGTCGTGCGGCTGATCGTTGTTATGTTTCACAACCAACTCTGAGCGTCGCCGTTAAGAAACTGGAAGAAGAGCTCGGTACAGCCATCTTTGAACGCAGTAAAAGCTCCGTATACATCACCCCAGTAGGCGAACAAATCATCACTCAAGCCAAGCGAGTGTTGGATCAAGCGAACATGATCAAAGAGTTAGCCAATGCAGGCAAGAACCAGCTGACCGGGCCACTTAAAGTCGGTGCAATTTACACCATCGCACCCTATTTGTTTCCAGTGATGATCCCATCCTTGAGACATATCACGTCTGGTATGCCGCTTATCATAGAAGAAGATCTGACCGAAAACCTGCGCCCTAAACTTCGCAATGGCGAACTGGATGCCATTATCGTCGCCTTGCCTTTCCAGGAGCCAGACGTCGTGACTCAACCTATTTATGAGGAAGAGTTCGTAGTCCTCATGCCGAAAAACCATTCTTGGACACAATTAGACAGCATTAATACCGATCAGCTCTCTAGCGACAACCTTCTCTTGCTGGGTAAAGGGCACTGTTTTAGCGAACAAGTATTAGAAGCCTGCCCCCTTTTAACGGACAATGACGTCAATAATGGCCGTACTGTGGTAAATGGCAGTTCATTAGAAACTATTCGTTATATGGTGTCCTCTGGGCTTGGGGTGACGGTATTGCCAAAATCGGCCGTGACCAACATTGACCACACTATGCTGGCAGTACGACCCTTTGCTGACCCGGTTCCAAAGCGAACAGTTGCCTTAGCGTGGCGCGCCAGCTTTCCTCGCCCTAAAGCCATTGAGTCGGTCAGTCAGTCCATTCGCGACGCCTGCAAACAACTCGATTTATAA